In bacterium, one genomic interval encodes:
- a CDS encoding SUF system NifU family Fe-S cluster assembly protein, which translates to MSELYSEILLDHYRLPRNKGAMADETLKVEGKNPLCGDELTLHLHVDDGVISGLTFEGTGCAISMASASMLTEDLKGRNVADVQRRIEQFRQFIRDGREPEGEPLEDLAALSGVAQLPVRVKCATLPWTTMEEALKELAAR; encoded by the coding sequence ATGAGCGAACTCTACAGCGAAATCCTGCTCGACCACTACCGCCTGCCGCGCAACAAAGGCGCGATGGCCGATGAAACGCTGAAAGTAGAGGGCAAGAACCCGCTCTGCGGCGACGAACTGACGCTCCATCTTCATGTTGACGACGGTGTTATCAGCGGTCTGACGTTTGAAGGCACGGGGTGCGCGATTTCCATGGCCAGCGCCTCGATGTTGACGGAAGACCTCAAAGGGCGCAACGTTGCCGATGTGCAACGCCGGATAGAGCAGTTTCGCCAGTTCATCCGCGACGGCCGAGAGCCGGAGGGGGAGCCGCTCGAAGATTTGGCGGCGCTTTCGGGGGTAGCACAACTGCCTGTTCGGGTAAAATGTGCTACCTTGCCGTGGACGACCATGGAAGAGGCGCTCAAAGAGCTCGCTGCCAGATAG
- a CDS encoding SufD family Fe-S cluster assembly protein, whose protein sequence is MAETLATNLPMSYLEKISSGPSLLHSDDRASDLGVARAAALPAADVEEWRKNKASAFPWSLVESADEHTRLDVSVTVRNGLTPDALTATAQDREMFAPLLAIEPDNFDGKFLHYHRALTPQPVCLRIPAKSERVVLDLTHRHHGPGLAAPTTLIIVERGAEAVVYDRWFSDQETAWIGRTEIIVRQGARLHFVQDENVPRTSSIYRTGRITVERDGYVNWCTFTTGAAWHLSKLRFDLVGINTEAHLSGLFAGDETEFAEHRTHQHHNTPNGFSNLLFKTMLAGQAHSIYQGIITVPQHAQKTDAYQTCRNLMLDPGTHADAIPKLEIIADDVKCSHGASIGTLNKDQMFYLQARGLTRRQAMTAVAMGFAEEVIQTVPEVFEDVRQSWRERVALAVGRASGE, encoded by the coding sequence TTGGCTGAGACCCTCGCGACCAACTTGCCGATGAGCTATTTAGAGAAGATATCGAGTGGTCCGTCGCTCCTGCATTCGGACGACCGCGCCTCCGACTTAGGCGTCGCCCGCGCCGCGGCGCTGCCCGCGGCGGATGTGGAAGAGTGGCGTAAGAACAAGGCGTCCGCGTTCCCGTGGTCGTTGGTGGAATCGGCCGACGAACACACGCGCCTCGATGTTTCGGTTACGGTGCGCAATGGTTTGACTCCTGACGCCTTGACCGCAACGGCGCAGGACCGCGAGATGTTCGCGCCGCTGCTCGCCATTGAGCCGGACAATTTTGATGGGAAGTTCCTGCACTATCATCGCGCGCTTACGCCGCAGCCCGTTTGCCTGCGCATTCCGGCTAAGAGCGAGCGCGTCGTGCTTGATCTGACTCATCGTCATCATGGCCCGGGCCTGGCTGCGCCGACCACTTTGATCATCGTCGAGCGTGGTGCCGAAGCTGTGGTCTACGACCGTTGGTTTAGCGACCAGGAAACTGCGTGGATTGGCCGGACGGAGATCATTGTCCGTCAAGGCGCGCGCCTGCACTTCGTCCAGGACGAGAACGTGCCTCGCACAAGTTCCATCTATCGTACGGGCCGGATTACCGTGGAGCGCGACGGCTACGTCAACTGGTGCACCTTTACAACCGGCGCTGCATGGCATCTGTCAAAACTGCGTTTTGATCTGGTCGGAATCAATACTGAAGCGCATCTGAGCGGCCTGTTTGCGGGCGACGAAACGGAGTTTGCGGAGCACCGCACGCATCAGCACCACAACACGCCCAACGGCTTCTCGAACCTGTTGTTCAAGACCATGCTCGCCGGGCAGGCGCATTCGATCTATCAGGGGATCATCACGGTGCCGCAGCATGCGCAAAAGACGGACGCGTATCAAACCTGCCGCAATCTGATGCTCGATCCGGGTACGCACGCCGACGCAATTCCCAAGCTGGAGATCATTGCCGACGACGTGAAGTGCTCGCATGGCGCCAGTATCGGCACGCTCAACAAGGATCAGATGTTCTACCTGCAGGCGCGTGGTTTGACGCGGCGTCAGGCCATGACGGCCGTTGCCATGGGTTTTGCCGAAGAGGTCATTCAGACCGTGCCTGAGGTTTTTGAAGATGTCCGGCAGAGTTGGCGTGAGCGAGTCGCGCTGGCTGTGGGACGCGCGTCCGGAGAGTAA
- a CDS encoding prephenate dehydrogenase/arogenate dehydrogenase family protein, translating into MHSQLSDLRRICLWGLDPVAASIGLAIRRSGFRGTIYGVDDTNAVKRAWTHGCINDGGANSQVGIKNADLVILSRYCTNPRDRLAEALDSAQPDCILLETSAVKGHETVVFESSTRNDVHYIGFHMVQDDPALTVACNPSPFFFESKAIILTPRIRADYPAYKILAGAFENSGATVIAMSPQAFHERVALMDFVPDLLDFVELEVALMSNRDDKITPEYLGIRLKERLDRLADLHQSSWHDAIVGTRDAVDQQLAVVEQAIQSIRENLRAGSLRNRVASLLVQAEYLQGQGSPAGDLELVVVTGGDPKTMERISKALAEAHVNIEKIEQLRGETNGAYKLIMPDVEACSRAASALKAAGIGTEQLV; encoded by the coding sequence ATGCACAGTCAGCTTTCGGACCTTCGTCGCATTTGCCTATGGGGTCTGGACCCCGTGGCCGCTTCAATCGGCCTTGCCATTCGCCGCTCGGGTTTTCGCGGCACAATTTATGGCGTGGATGACACGAACGCCGTAAAACGGGCATGGACTCACGGATGCATCAATGACGGCGGCGCCAACTCACAGGTCGGGATCAAGAACGCCGATCTGGTCATTCTCTCTCGCTATTGCACCAACCCACGGGATCGGCTGGCCGAGGCCTTGGACTCCGCGCAGCCGGACTGCATATTGCTCGAAACATCCGCTGTCAAAGGGCATGAGACAGTAGTTTTTGAATCGTCAACGCGCAACGACGTCCACTACATCGGCTTTCACATGGTGCAGGACGATCCGGCGCTGACCGTCGCGTGTAATCCGTCACCCTTCTTTTTTGAGTCCAAGGCGATCATTCTGACGCCGCGCATTCGGGCGGACTATCCGGCGTATAAGATTTTGGCAGGAGCCTTTGAGAATTCCGGTGCGACTGTCATCGCCATGAGCCCGCAGGCCTTCCATGAACGAGTTGCGCTGATGGATTTTGTGCCGGACCTGCTGGACTTCGTCGAGCTTGAAGTGGCCCTCATGTCGAACCGGGATGACAAGATCACGCCCGAATACCTTGGAATCCGCCTGAAAGAGCGCCTGGATCGTCTTGCCGACCTGCATCAATCGTCGTGGCATGACGCCATCGTCGGCACCCGCGATGCAGTGGATCAGCAACTCGCCGTTGTTGAGCAGGCAATTCAGTCTATTCGGGAAAATTTACGGGCGGGATCGTTGCGCAATCGCGTGGCCTCGTTGCTGGTGCAGGCCGAGTACTTGCAGGGGCAAGGAAGCCCGGCGGGCGATCTCGAATTAGTCGTCGTTACCGGCGGCGACCCGAAGACGATGGAACGAATTTCCAAAGCGCTCGCCGAAGCGCACGTGAATATTGAAAAGATCGAGCAGCTGCGCGGCGAGACGAACGGCGCCTATAAGCTGATTATGCCGGATGTTGAAGCCTGTTCGCGCGCCGCCTCCGCGTTAAAGGCTGCCGGTATTGGTACTGAACAGCTCGTTTGA
- a CDS encoding PAS domain-containing protein: MVDPAGKLLRVNSAARGLLHLPKSGQPDENVSVIGSSFRGPLKEFLVVAAGPDFTGGSWLLCLNDRHYFDGEIVATRLSGGTPGPGAVALEFIENRPVDAGERTGLQPVVSVLDELNPQPILLVDQAGRVTECNRAALDISSRLTEAPYLHEVLPGLEAAQVAAIVDPERAQRFESLFGSRVHDFYPVPTANGMLLYGMKKSDAQSLQIALHQAQENFNTLCAIADEAILLVDPRTHMIQESNIAASDLFGAIHPGLVGKNIETFAEWPWDEEQLRATVQIQRGDGECLVCSFQHDLIKIEGEPTLLVVVARAPELTAQSIHDLADYAENVAEQLNEQILRAPEAPVQVSIPLGPGMLVVTNPTVRDVARRMLERLGHPCEVFTNLDDAMLWLVRADTRPEFIMLDLGDFDAPGDWLETVRARYGAVPCVGLSDTLSDELPDGPNELLGKPFELDELVTRLTNLELEATVAND; encoded by the coding sequence GTGGTGGATCCAGCCGGCAAGCTGCTACGCGTGAACTCCGCCGCCCGCGGGCTGCTGCATCTGCCCAAGAGTGGGCAACCCGATGAAAACGTGTCGGTGATTGGTTCGAGTTTCCGGGGACCGCTGAAAGAGTTCCTTGTGGTAGCGGCGGGTCCGGACTTCACGGGAGGCAGTTGGCTGCTGTGCCTGAATGATCGGCATTACTTTGACGGAGAAATTGTAGCCACTCGGCTGTCAGGCGGTACGCCAGGACCAGGCGCCGTGGCACTCGAGTTTATCGAGAACCGGCCGGTGGACGCAGGCGAGCGCACAGGCTTGCAACCGGTCGTGTCCGTGCTCGACGAGTTGAATCCGCAGCCAATTCTGCTGGTTGACCAGGCTGGCCGGGTCACCGAATGCAATCGAGCCGCGCTCGACATCAGCTCACGATTGACTGAAGCTCCGTATCTGCATGAAGTGTTGCCGGGCCTCGAAGCGGCGCAGGTAGCCGCCATTGTGGATCCGGAGCGCGCGCAGCGCTTTGAGAGCTTGTTCGGATCGCGGGTCCATGATTTCTATCCCGTGCCGACCGCGAACGGCATGCTGCTCTACGGCATGAAGAAGTCGGACGCGCAAAGCCTGCAAATCGCTTTGCATCAGGCGCAGGAGAATTTCAATACGCTGTGCGCTATCGCCGACGAAGCGATCTTGCTGGTTGATCCGCGCACTCACATGATCCAAGAATCAAATATTGCAGCCTCCGACTTGTTCGGCGCGATTCACCCCGGGCTGGTCGGCAAGAACATCGAGACTTTTGCCGAATGGCCGTGGGACGAAGAGCAGTTGCGAGCGACTGTGCAGATACAACGCGGCGATGGCGAATGCCTGGTATGCTCGTTCCAGCATGACTTGATCAAGATTGAGGGCGAACCGACTCTGCTGGTCGTCGTGGCCCGCGCGCCTGAACTTACTGCCCAGAGCATACATGATTTAGCGGACTATGCTGAAAACGTGGCCGAGCAGTTGAACGAGCAGATTCTGCGGGCTCCCGAAGCACCGGTGCAAGTCAGCATTCCACTCGGGCCGGGGATGCTTGTGGTCACCAACCCAACCGTGCGCGACGTCGCGCGACGTATGCTTGAACGTCTTGGCCACCCATGCGAGGTATTCACGAATCTTGACGACGCGATGCTGTGGCTCGTGCGCGCCGACACACGGCCAGAGTTCATTATGCTCGACCTTGGCGACTTTGATGCGCCGGGTGACTGGCTGGAAACCGTTCGCGCCCGCTATGGCGCCGTGCCCTGCGTTGGACTCTCGGACACATTGAGTGACGAGTTGCCCGACGGGCCGAATGAGTTGCTCGGCAAACCGTTTGAGCTTGACGAGCTGGTTACGCGGCTTACCAATCTCGAACTTGAGGCGACTGTGGCCAACGACTAA
- a CDS encoding cysteine desulfurase: MLGRDVRKDFPILNIKVNGKPLVYLDSAASSQKPFAVLESYCKFCESRYANVHRGIHTLGEAATGDYEEARRAVAEFIKAPALEGVIFTRGTTESINLVATSYGKKFIKHGQAIVLTPMEHHANLVPWQLAAHAVGAELRFIPIKSDGTLDMIEARKLIDAKAALLAVTHVSNVLGTINPVGELVELAHKVGAKVLIDGAQSVPHMAVSLRELNPDFFAFSGHKMLGPTGVGVLYGRPEILNDMDPFLTGGEMIREVFLDHATWNDLPYKFEAGTPAISETIGLSSAIRYLTAIGMDKIEQHDQQLTMHALEKLLAEPGVEVYGPRTHRGAVVSFNVPGVHPHDLAALLDREGVAIRAGHHCCQPLMRWLDVSATARASMYLYNTTSDIDALVEAIRTARAVLA, translated from the coding sequence TTGCTCGGTCGTGACGTCCGCAAGGACTTTCCCATTCTGAATATTAAGGTAAACGGCAAACCGCTGGTCTATCTGGACAGCGCCGCCAGTTCGCAGAAGCCGTTCGCGGTACTCGAATCGTACTGCAAATTCTGCGAGTCGCGCTATGCCAACGTGCATCGCGGGATTCACACATTGGGTGAAGCCGCTACCGGCGACTATGAAGAGGCGCGCCGCGCCGTCGCCGAGTTTATCAAGGCGCCGGCGCTCGAAGGCGTGATCTTCACCCGTGGAACGACCGAGTCCATCAATCTTGTTGCAACTTCGTACGGTAAGAAGTTCATTAAGCACGGTCAGGCGATTGTGCTGACCCCGATGGAGCACCACGCGAACCTTGTCCCGTGGCAATTGGCGGCGCATGCCGTCGGCGCGGAACTTCGCTTCATTCCGATCAAGAGTGACGGCACGCTCGACATGATTGAAGCGCGCAAGTTGATTGACGCGAAGGCCGCCTTGCTCGCTGTAACGCACGTGTCCAATGTCCTTGGCACAATCAATCCCGTCGGTGAATTGGTTGAACTGGCGCACAAGGTCGGTGCTAAGGTGTTAATAGACGGTGCTCAGTCCGTGCCGCACATGGCCGTCAGCCTGCGCGAGCTGAATCCGGATTTTTTCGCGTTCTCCGGTCACAAGATGCTCGGCCCGACGGGCGTCGGCGTACTCTATGGCCGTCCCGAGATTCTTAATGACATGGACCCGTTCCTGACCGGCGGCGAGATGATCCGCGAGGTCTTTCTCGATCATGCGACCTGGAACGACCTGCCCTACAAATTTGAAGCGGGCACGCCCGCGATCTCCGAGACCATCGGCCTAAGTTCCGCGATCCGCTATCTGACCGCGATTGGCATGGACAAGATTGAACAGCATGATCAGCAACTGACCATGCACGCGCTGGAGAAGCTCTTAGCGGAGCCGGGGGTCGAGGTCTACGGACCGCGTACCCACCGCGGCGCTGTGGTATCATTCAATGTCCCCGGCGTGCACCCGCACGACCTCGCGGCCTTGCTGGATCGTGAAGGCGTGGCCATCCGCGCCGGGCATCACTGCTGCCAGCCGCTGATGCGTTGGCTCGATGTCAGCGCCACTGCCCGCGCCAGCATGTATCTCTACAACACCACATCCGATATTGACGCCCTCGTCGAAGCCATTCGTACAGCCCGCGCGGTATTGGCATGA
- the sufB gene encoding Fe-S cluster assembly protein SufB, protein MPVSKEFSLDLDNYDRYGFSVREANLIKFPKGLSRQVVDEISAQKQEPDWMRDLRLKGFEYFNRKPLPMWGPDLTTIDWNDIHYYIKPTDKVAHDWDAVPAEIRETYDKLGIPEAEKKFLAGVGAQYESEVVYHSLQEQWQKLGVVFLDTDSGLREYPDLFKEYFARCIPAGDNKLAALNTAVWSGGSFIYVPKGVKVTIPLQAYFRINAQNAGQFERTLIIADEGSQVHYVEGCTAPVYSSDSLHSAVVEIYVKPHAKVRYTTIQNWSKNVYNLVTKRAIAEEGATMEWVDCNIGSKVTMKYPSVYLTGRGAKADILSVAYAGQGMHTEAGAKVYHQAPDTTSVILSKSISRGGGRTSYRGLVDVAEGAKNSKSSVSCDALLLDDHSRSDTYPYMNIKEDRVELGHEATVSKIGDEQVFYLQSRGISEEEAMTMIVRGFIEPVVKELPMEYALEMNRLIQLQMEGSVG, encoded by the coding sequence ATGCCCGTGTCGAAGGAATTCTCTCTCGACCTCGACAATTACGATCGCTATGGATTTTCCGTACGCGAGGCGAATTTGATCAAGTTCCCCAAGGGCTTGTCGCGTCAGGTCGTGGATGAAATTTCCGCGCAAAAACAAGAACCTGACTGGATGCGCGATTTGCGCTTGAAGGGTTTCGAGTATTTCAATCGCAAGCCGTTGCCGATGTGGGGGCCGGACCTGACCACGATTGATTGGAACGATATCCACTACTATATCAAGCCGACCGACAAAGTCGCGCATGATTGGGATGCCGTGCCCGCCGAAATTCGCGAGACCTATGACAAGCTCGGCATCCCCGAAGCGGAAAAGAAGTTCCTCGCGGGCGTCGGCGCGCAATACGAAAGTGAAGTCGTCTACCACTCCCTGCAAGAGCAGTGGCAGAAACTCGGCGTTGTCTTCCTCGATACTGACTCCGGCCTGCGCGAGTACCCGGATCTGTTCAAGGAATATTTCGCGCGTTGTATCCCCGCCGGCGACAACAAACTCGCCGCGCTGAATACGGCGGTTTGGTCGGGCGGTAGTTTCATCTATGTGCCCAAGGGTGTGAAGGTGACGATTCCTCTGCAGGCGTACTTCCGCATCAACGCGCAGAACGCCGGGCAGTTCGAGCGCACGTTGATCATCGCTGACGAAGGTTCGCAGGTTCACTATGTCGAGGGCTGTACCGCACCGGTTTATTCAAGCGACTCGCTGCATTCGGCGGTCGTGGAAATTTACGTCAAGCCGCACGCCAAAGTGCGTTACACTACGATTCAGAATTGGTCGAAGAACGTCTATAATCTCGTGACTAAGCGCGCCATCGCCGAAGAAGGCGCGACGATGGAGTGGGTGGACTGCAACATCGGCTCGAAAGTCACGATGAAGTATCCGTCAGTCTATCTGACCGGACGCGGCGCCAAGGCGGACATTTTGTCGGTGGCGTACGCTGGTCAAGGCATGCATACCGAAGCTGGCGCCAAGGTCTACCATCAGGCCCCGGACACGACGTCGGTGATCCTGTCGAAGTCCATTTCTCGCGGCGGCGGCCGCACGAGCTATCGCGGTTTGGTGGATGTCGCCGAAGGCGCGAAGAACAGCAAGAGCAGCGTCAGTTGCGACGCGCTGTTGCTGGATGATCACAGCCGCAGCGACACGTATCCGTACATGAATATTAAAGAGGACCGCGTGGAACTCGGTCACGAGGCCACCGTGTCGAAAATCGGCGATGAGCAGGTTTTCTATCTCCAAAGCCGCGGCATATCCGAGGAAGAAGCCATGACCATGATCGTGCGCGGCTTCATCGAACCCGTAGTCAAGGAGCTGCCGATGGAATACGCGCTCGAAATGAATCGTCTGATCCAATTGCAAATGGAGGGTTCCGTTGGCTGA
- a CDS encoding non-heme iron oxygenase ferredoxin subunit gives MSLETQLVKICSISDLPRNSAKGFQVGELALALFNVDGHVYATSDICSHEDEYLSDGWMEGDCIECPRHGARFSLKTGAALSLPATKAIDTFAVERKGEDIFVAIPLKFLQQQGA, from the coding sequence ATGAGTTTGGAAACACAACTCGTTAAGATCTGTTCGATATCCGATCTGCCGCGCAATAGCGCCAAAGGTTTTCAAGTGGGTGAACTCGCGCTGGCCTTGTTCAACGTCGATGGTCACGTATACGCCACGTCGGATATCTGTTCTCATGAAGACGAATACCTTTCGGACGGCTGGATGGAAGGCGATTGCATCGAGTGTCCGCGCCACGGCGCGCGTTTCAGTTTGAAAACTGGCGCGGCATTGTCGCTGCCCGCGACCAAGGCGATTGACACGTTTGCCGTCGAACGCAAAGGCGAGGACATCTTCGTCGCGATACCGTTAAAATTTCTGCAGCAGCAGGGAGCCTGA
- a CDS encoding prephenate dehydrogenase/arogenate dehydrogenase family protein yields MPDPLELLQTDFRKIALLGVGLIGGSIGLKLKAMDYAGTIVGYDRSEVLEEALMRGAIDQGAGDIAEAIAGADLIVMAMAADEVGKMLPTILRTAAPHAVVTDTAGAKSQVLAAARAVTDAKAVFIGGHPLAGSLRQGISNAHPELFASAYWILTPDEQVPNENLTALKWWIRMLGAHPIIINADIHDRIIASTTHMPLVFALALTDWLATQSRDLSLVQKLATGHFQSMTAMSSLPLQAWESVLAANRDQTLAALASFRAHFDEIEALFKSGKLDEVWQRAYSFQRKLARERPGDWDSQSELTVIVSDKPGSLANVAGLLAEHGINIRDIGVLHSRERQGGLLRVSLESLTDARNAIQILQIHGYTAMRRD; encoded by the coding sequence TTGCCCGATCCGCTTGAGCTTCTGCAAACGGATTTTCGCAAGATCGCGTTGCTGGGCGTTGGGCTCATCGGCGGCTCGATAGGCCTGAAGCTGAAAGCGATGGACTACGCGGGAACGATCGTAGGCTACGACCGCAGTGAAGTGCTTGAAGAAGCGCTAATGCGCGGCGCGATTGACCAGGGTGCGGGCGATATTGCGGAAGCAATTGCCGGCGCCGATCTGATCGTCATGGCTATGGCCGCAGATGAAGTTGGCAAGATGCTGCCGACGATTCTGCGCACTGCCGCGCCGCATGCCGTGGTGACGGATACGGCCGGCGCGAAGAGTCAGGTCCTCGCAGCCGCCCGCGCTGTAACGGACGCCAAGGCGGTCTTTATCGGCGGTCACCCGCTGGCTGGCAGCCTGCGGCAGGGTATCTCGAATGCCCATCCCGAGCTGTTTGCGAGCGCGTACTGGATTCTCACGCCGGACGAGCAAGTTCCTAACGAGAACCTGACGGCACTGAAGTGGTGGATCCGCATGCTGGGCGCCCACCCGATCATTATCAACGCGGATATCCACGATCGCATCATCGCATCAACGACGCACATGCCGCTCGTGTTTGCGCTTGCGCTGACAGATTGGCTGGCCACTCAGAGCCGCGACTTGAGTTTGGTGCAGAAGCTCGCGACCGGGCATTTCCAATCCATGACGGCGATGTCGTCGCTGCCCCTGCAAGCGTGGGAGTCAGTACTGGCGGCCAATCGCGATCAAACTCTCGCCGCATTGGCCAGTTTTCGCGCGCACTTCGATGAAATTGAGGCGTTGTTCAAATCGGGCAAGCTCGACGAGGTGTGGCAGCGCGCCTATTCCTTCCAGCGAAAATTGGCGCGTGAACGTCCGGGTGACTGGGATTCACAGTCCGAACTCACGGTGATCGTGTCGGACAAACCGGGCAGTCTCGCGAACGTGGCGGGACTCTTGGCGGAGCACGGCATTAACATCCGCGACATCGGCGTGCTGCATAGCCGGGAGCGGCAGGGTGGACTCTTGCGGGTGTCGCTCGAGTCACTCACCGACGCTCGCAACGCGATACAAATTTTGCAGATTCACGGCTACACAGCGATGCGCCGCGACTAA
- a CDS encoding T9SS type A sorting domain-containing protein produces the protein MGGGLAVIWGLLCCVVTMSWATAPDVVTSRTYDERGEFTAITLVSADTLSGTYLTGIGLQSLYQGYVVKIDSVGAPQWTRQWGNTNYMFDCLWDQDGGKLIGYTSENSTLDYKVILYNAAGSLQDSWDFGANTRADRGYSAARYDSARLLIVGSVTPGDSSASDGNLVHLDPAGAIEWSRTYHSSAVLRRVERVDDQIWLYGTADSVAGRHRDFWMARTDTLGVLLAAHRFGGTRGDELYDAQRMNADLTILVGATHPANDTAQTDIWILATNDSGDSLWSRRFGGTENDAALCVQSVADRDTGFIVGGYWSEQLLGTHNAFLLKIDQDFDSIWAIVPVDTSVATEFRDVEVDEDYHYHAAGLSSSGIPHGFYVQTGVDPAAPVQHDPEPFSLITPASGGLILTDTIRFRWEAATDPDPGDQIAYALLLDTDTLFDNPTNPAPIGPIFPSTYLLTRTDDIFDRYWRVVAQDQHGNLRTCSDRHWHVRKIRPDSTQRFNLLDPPNGGAIPNPFAEFAWERALDPDSADEQVLYNLFFQVGDSISLIDTIYSTRVTVDFTDHSFIHQSDTVSWWVVADSDYPMMQRASNQTWTFINWNTSSPVRPDLPLAFALEPAYPNPFNASVTLRYTIAQAGAVRLDVFDVTGRLVTTLVNEQATPGAHNVQWQAGNASSGLYFARLVQGGNVAAQKLLLLK, from the coding sequence ATGGGAGGTGGCCTGGCGGTCATCTGGGGTCTATTGTGTTGCGTGGTCACGATGAGTTGGGCGACGGCACCGGATGTCGTGACAAGCCGCACGTATGATGAACGCGGAGAGTTTACAGCGATAACACTTGTGTCGGCCGACACGCTGAGCGGCACGTACCTGACTGGCATCGGATTGCAGTCGTTGTACCAAGGCTATGTTGTCAAGATTGATTCGGTCGGCGCACCGCAATGGACGCGCCAGTGGGGCAATACGAACTATATGTTCGATTGCCTATGGGATCAGGATGGTGGTAAATTAATCGGCTACACGTCGGAGAACAGCACGCTGGATTATAAGGTCATCCTGTATAATGCGGCTGGTTCCCTGCAAGACAGTTGGGACTTTGGCGCCAACACTCGTGCTGATCGCGGCTATTCCGCGGCGCGCTACGACAGCGCGCGACTCTTGATCGTAGGCTCTGTGACGCCGGGTGATTCGAGCGCGAGCGATGGCAACCTTGTGCATCTTGATCCGGCAGGCGCGATTGAATGGTCCCGAACATATCACTCCAGCGCCGTCCTGCGCCGGGTAGAGCGGGTTGATGATCAAATTTGGCTCTACGGCACGGCGGATAGCGTTGCCGGTCGCCATCGAGATTTTTGGATGGCGCGCACGGACACGCTGGGTGTATTGCTCGCCGCGCATCGCTTCGGCGGAACTCGCGGAGACGAACTATATGACGCGCAGCGCATGAACGCTGACCTGACGATTCTTGTCGGAGCCACGCACCCGGCGAACGACACGGCTCAGACTGACATCTGGATCTTGGCAACCAATGACTCCGGAGATAGTCTCTGGTCAAGGCGCTTCGGCGGTACTGAGAATGATGCCGCGCTGTGCGTGCAGTCTGTAGCGGACCGTGACACAGGCTTCATCGTGGGCGGCTACTGGTCGGAACAACTGCTGGGTACGCACAACGCGTTCTTGCTGAAGATTGATCAAGATTTTGACAGCATCTGGGCCATTGTTCCTGTGGACACGTCCGTGGCGACGGAGTTCCGCGATGTCGAGGTGGACGAAGACTATCACTATCACGCGGCAGGCCTGTCCAGCTCCGGTATTCCCCACGGCTTCTATGTCCAGACAGGGGTAGACCCGGCTGCTCCGGTGCAGCACGACCCCGAACCGTTTTCGCTCATCACGCCTGCGAGCGGGGGTCTAATCCTAACCGATACCATTCGTTTTCGTTGGGAGGCCGCGACCGATCCTGATCCCGGTGATCAGATTGCCTACGCCTTGCTACTTGATACAGACACGCTGTTTGACAATCCGACTAACCCCGCGCCGATTGGTCCGATCTTCCCGAGTACCTATCTGCTGACTCGCACCGACGATATCTTCGACCGCTATTGGCGTGTTGTTGCGCAGGACCAGCACGGAAACCTGCGCACCTGCTCGGACCGGCACTGGCACGTCCGCAAGATACGCCCCGATTCAACGCAGCGCTTTAACCTGCTCGATCCCCCTAACGGCGGCGCGATTCCCAACCCGTTCGCCGAGTTCGCCTGGGAACGCGCGCTCGATCCTGACAGCGCCGATGAACAGGTGCTGTATAACTTGTTCTTCCAGGTCGGCGATTCCATTTCGTTGATTGACACGATCTATTCGACCAGAGTCACCGTGGATTTCACCGACCATTCGTTTATTCACCAGAGCGACACGGTGTCGTGGTGGGTTGTCGCCGACAGTGACTATCCGATGATGCAGCGTGCTTCGAATCAGACGTGGACCTTCATCAACTGGAATACATCGAGCCCCGTGCGGCCCGATCTGCCGTTGGCTTTCGCGCTGGAGCCGGCCTATCCGAATCCTTTTAATGCATCGGTCACTCTGCGCTACACAATCGCGCAAGCCGGTGCGGTCCGTTTGGATGTCTTTGATGTTACCGGCCGTCTGGTGACGACGCTTGTGAACGAACAGGCGACACCCGGTGCGCACAACGTGCAGTGGCAGGCCGGGAATGCGTCGTCCGGACTATATTTCGCCAGACTCGTTCAGGGCGGCAATGTTGCCGCGCAGAAGCTCCTCTTGCTCAAATGA